From Larus michahellis chromosome 5, bLarMic1.1, whole genome shotgun sequence, the proteins below share one genomic window:
- the SPATA18 gene encoding mitochondria-eating protein isoform X1, with translation MADGLRRLVAAESGRVLQEKLESWYRDYEINSCDQNLNRCCEIIELNSGIQGQLFTILNETAQEGGHYAGVETIKTRLLPWLGTCFSCATSGRLFETNLSLTQDSIERERQLRDLASSQTLQLQELQEELTSTRLQLSHVQQDLKTSRAQEKDALRKLDRLNDYEQQIQILRDEISILDAQKSVLQSRLARSRSPSPRRGENRSPSPPCLRSCSPGQARRTNASRRARLVARFGDIYAQERLDAETLLRTYISDTEMVQRIIFIAAVESFHAAKMAYRQFKVRVRETLSLGHSGPESLEDTVLDYIVRHEDLYDVQASVNEVIRSMNINPKISFPPEIDFIVISTLIRELCRVAFSMQTLIPPLDIAFGIDGELFSETKYHRSFDSDFTAALVAYHVWPALMENDVVIVKGEAVTKRGALWSCRSRSRSRSRSRSRSTSPLLSHRLSRSRSPSPVRSGSPRR, from the exons ATTAATTCCTGTGATCAGAATCTAAACCGATGCTGTGAAATAATAGAATTGAACTCTGGGATTCAAGGGCAGCTCTTCACAATCCTCAATGAAACAGCTCAAGAAG GCGGGCATTATGCAGGCGTGGAAACAATAAAAACTCGTCTCCTGCCATGGCTAGGGACTTGTTTTTCCTGTGCTACTTCAGGAAGGCTCTTTGAAACCAACCTCTCTCTCACTCAG GATTCAATTGAGAGAGAGAGGCAGCTGAGAGACCTGGCCAGCAGTCAGACTCTTCAACTGCAAGAGCTGCAGGAAGAACTGACTTCAACTCGTCTACAGCTCAGCCATGTGCAGCAAGA TCTGAAGACTTCCCGTGCCCAAGagaaggatgccctgaggaagtTAGATCGTCTGAATGACTATGAGCAGCAGATTCAAATACTGCGGGATGAAATTTCTATCCTGGATGCCCAAAAGTCTGTTCTCCAGAGCAG GCTTGCACGGAGCCGCTCTCCTTCCCCAAGGCGCGGTGAGAACAGGTCACCTAGTCCACCTTGTCTGAGGAGCTGCTCACCTGGCCAAGCCAGGCGTACAAACGCTTCGCGTCGCGCCCGCCTGGTAGCTCGATTTGGTGACATCTATGCTCAGGAACGCTTGGATGCAGAGACCCTTTTGAGGACATACATCAGTGACACGGAGATGGTGCAGAGGATAATATTCATTGCAGCtgtg GAGTCTTTTCATGCAGCAAAGATGGCCTACAGGCAGTTCAAAGTACGTGTAAGAGAGACTCTGTCTCTAGGTCACTCGGGGCCTGAGTCTCTTGAAGACACTGTCCTGGATTATATAGTTCGCCATGAGGATCTGTATGACGTTCAAGCCAGTGTCAAT GAAGTAATTCGCTCCATGAACATCAACCCAAAGATTTCATTTCCACCAGAAATTGATTTCATTGTGATCAGCACTTTGATTCGAGAGTTGTGCCGTGTGGCTTTTTCAATGCAGACACTCATTCCTCCTCTTGATATTGCTTTTGGTattgatggagaactcttcagTGAGACCAA GTACCATCGTAGTTTTGACTCTGATTTCACAGCTGCCTTGGTGGCCTATCATGTATGGCCTGCTCTGATGGAAAACGATGTTGTAATTGTGAAGGGAGAGGCAGTCACAAAAAGAGGAGCTTTG TGGTCTTGCAGAAGTAGAAGTAGAAGCAGAAGCCGAAGCCGCAGCCGCAGCACCAGTCCTCTTCTGTCTCATCGT TTGTCTCGAAGCCGCAGCCCTTCACCAGTGAGGAGCGGAAGCCCAA GACGTTAA
- the SPATA18 gene encoding mitochondria-eating protein isoform X2, which produces MADGLRRLVAAESGRVLQEKLESWYRDYEINSCDQNLNRCCEIIELNSGIQGQLFTILNETAQEGGHYAGVETIKTRLLPWLGTCFSCATSGRLFETNLSLTQDSIERERQLRDLASSQTLQLQELQEELTSTRLQLSHVQQDLKTSRAQEKDALRKLDRLNDYEQQIQILRDEISILDAQKSVLQSRLARSRSPSPRRGENRSPSPPCLRSCSPGQARRTNASRRARLVARFGDIYAQERLDAETLLRTYISDTEMVQRIIFIAAVESFHAAKMAYRQFKVRVRETLSLGHSGPESLEDTVLDYIVRHEDLYDVQASVNEVIRSMNINPKISFPPEIDFIVISTLIRELCRVAFSMQTLIPPLDIAFGIDGELFSETKYHRSFDSDFTAALVAYHVWPALMENDVVIVKGEAVTKRGALLSRSRSPSPVRSGSPRR; this is translated from the exons ATTAATTCCTGTGATCAGAATCTAAACCGATGCTGTGAAATAATAGAATTGAACTCTGGGATTCAAGGGCAGCTCTTCACAATCCTCAATGAAACAGCTCAAGAAG GCGGGCATTATGCAGGCGTGGAAACAATAAAAACTCGTCTCCTGCCATGGCTAGGGACTTGTTTTTCCTGTGCTACTTCAGGAAGGCTCTTTGAAACCAACCTCTCTCTCACTCAG GATTCAATTGAGAGAGAGAGGCAGCTGAGAGACCTGGCCAGCAGTCAGACTCTTCAACTGCAAGAGCTGCAGGAAGAACTGACTTCAACTCGTCTACAGCTCAGCCATGTGCAGCAAGA TCTGAAGACTTCCCGTGCCCAAGagaaggatgccctgaggaagtTAGATCGTCTGAATGACTATGAGCAGCAGATTCAAATACTGCGGGATGAAATTTCTATCCTGGATGCCCAAAAGTCTGTTCTCCAGAGCAG GCTTGCACGGAGCCGCTCTCCTTCCCCAAGGCGCGGTGAGAACAGGTCACCTAGTCCACCTTGTCTGAGGAGCTGCTCACCTGGCCAAGCCAGGCGTACAAACGCTTCGCGTCGCGCCCGCCTGGTAGCTCGATTTGGTGACATCTATGCTCAGGAACGCTTGGATGCAGAGACCCTTTTGAGGACATACATCAGTGACACGGAGATGGTGCAGAGGATAATATTCATTGCAGCtgtg GAGTCTTTTCATGCAGCAAAGATGGCCTACAGGCAGTTCAAAGTACGTGTAAGAGAGACTCTGTCTCTAGGTCACTCGGGGCCTGAGTCTCTTGAAGACACTGTCCTGGATTATATAGTTCGCCATGAGGATCTGTATGACGTTCAAGCCAGTGTCAAT GAAGTAATTCGCTCCATGAACATCAACCCAAAGATTTCATTTCCACCAGAAATTGATTTCATTGTGATCAGCACTTTGATTCGAGAGTTGTGCCGTGTGGCTTTTTCAATGCAGACACTCATTCCTCCTCTTGATATTGCTTTTGGTattgatggagaactcttcagTGAGACCAA GTACCATCGTAGTTTTGACTCTGATTTCACAGCTGCCTTGGTGGCCTATCATGTATGGCCTGCTCTGATGGAAAACGATGTTGTAATTGTGAAGGGAGAGGCAGTCACAAAAAGAGGAGCTTTG TTGTCTCGAAGCCGCAGCCCTTCACCAGTGAGGAGCGGAAGCCCAA GACGTTAA
- the SPATA18 gene encoding mitochondria-eating protein isoform X4: MSELKDSIERERQLRDLASSQTLQLQELQEELTSTRLQLSHVQQDLKTSRAQEKDALRKLDRLNDYEQQIQILRDEISILDAQKSVLQSRLARSRSPSPRRGENRSPSPPCLRSCSPGQARRTNASRRARLVARFGDIYAQERLDAETLLRTYISDTEMVQRIIFIAAVESFHAAKMAYRQFKVRVRETLSLGHSGPESLEDTVLDYIVRHEDLYDVQASVNEVIRSMNINPKISFPPEIDFIVISTLIRELCRVAFSMQTLIPPLDIAFGIDGELFSETKYHRSFDSDFTAALVAYHVWPALMENDVVIVKGEAVTKRGALWSCRSRSRSRSRSRSRSTSPLLSHRLSRSRSPSPVRSGSPRR, encoded by the exons ATGAGTGAGCTGAAG GATTCAATTGAGAGAGAGAGGCAGCTGAGAGACCTGGCCAGCAGTCAGACTCTTCAACTGCAAGAGCTGCAGGAAGAACTGACTTCAACTCGTCTACAGCTCAGCCATGTGCAGCAAGA TCTGAAGACTTCCCGTGCCCAAGagaaggatgccctgaggaagtTAGATCGTCTGAATGACTATGAGCAGCAGATTCAAATACTGCGGGATGAAATTTCTATCCTGGATGCCCAAAAGTCTGTTCTCCAGAGCAG GCTTGCACGGAGCCGCTCTCCTTCCCCAAGGCGCGGTGAGAACAGGTCACCTAGTCCACCTTGTCTGAGGAGCTGCTCACCTGGCCAAGCCAGGCGTACAAACGCTTCGCGTCGCGCCCGCCTGGTAGCTCGATTTGGTGACATCTATGCTCAGGAACGCTTGGATGCAGAGACCCTTTTGAGGACATACATCAGTGACACGGAGATGGTGCAGAGGATAATATTCATTGCAGCtgtg GAGTCTTTTCATGCAGCAAAGATGGCCTACAGGCAGTTCAAAGTACGTGTAAGAGAGACTCTGTCTCTAGGTCACTCGGGGCCTGAGTCTCTTGAAGACACTGTCCTGGATTATATAGTTCGCCATGAGGATCTGTATGACGTTCAAGCCAGTGTCAAT GAAGTAATTCGCTCCATGAACATCAACCCAAAGATTTCATTTCCACCAGAAATTGATTTCATTGTGATCAGCACTTTGATTCGAGAGTTGTGCCGTGTGGCTTTTTCAATGCAGACACTCATTCCTCCTCTTGATATTGCTTTTGGTattgatggagaactcttcagTGAGACCAA GTACCATCGTAGTTTTGACTCTGATTTCACAGCTGCCTTGGTGGCCTATCATGTATGGCCTGCTCTGATGGAAAACGATGTTGTAATTGTGAAGGGAGAGGCAGTCACAAAAAGAGGAGCTTTG TGGTCTTGCAGAAGTAGAAGTAGAAGCAGAAGCCGAAGCCGCAGCCGCAGCACCAGTCCTCTTCTGTCTCATCGT TTGTCTCGAAGCCGCAGCCCTTCACCAGTGAGGAGCGGAAGCCCAA GACGTTAA
- the SPATA18 gene encoding mitochondria-eating protein isoform X3, translating into MADGLRRLVAAESGRVLQEKLESWYRDYEINSCDQNLNRCCEIIELNSGIQGQLFTILNETAQEGGHYAGVETIKTRLLPWLGTCFSCATSGRLFETNLSLTQDSIERERQLRDLASSQTLQLQELQEELTSTRLQLSHVQQELARSRSPSPRRGENRSPSPPCLRSCSPGQARRTNASRRARLVARFGDIYAQERLDAETLLRTYISDTEMVQRIIFIAAVESFHAAKMAYRQFKVRVRETLSLGHSGPESLEDTVLDYIVRHEDLYDVQASVNEVIRSMNINPKISFPPEIDFIVISTLIRELCRVAFSMQTLIPPLDIAFGIDGELFSETKYHRSFDSDFTAALVAYHVWPALMENDVVIVKGEAVTKRGALWSCRSRSRSRSRSRSRSTSPLLSHRLSRSRSPSPVRSGSPRR; encoded by the exons ATTAATTCCTGTGATCAGAATCTAAACCGATGCTGTGAAATAATAGAATTGAACTCTGGGATTCAAGGGCAGCTCTTCACAATCCTCAATGAAACAGCTCAAGAAG GCGGGCATTATGCAGGCGTGGAAACAATAAAAACTCGTCTCCTGCCATGGCTAGGGACTTGTTTTTCCTGTGCTACTTCAGGAAGGCTCTTTGAAACCAACCTCTCTCTCACTCAG GATTCAATTGAGAGAGAGAGGCAGCTGAGAGACCTGGCCAGCAGTCAGACTCTTCAACTGCAAGAGCTGCAGGAAGAACTGACTTCAACTCGTCTACAGCTCAGCCATGTGCAGCAAGA GCTTGCACGGAGCCGCTCTCCTTCCCCAAGGCGCGGTGAGAACAGGTCACCTAGTCCACCTTGTCTGAGGAGCTGCTCACCTGGCCAAGCCAGGCGTACAAACGCTTCGCGTCGCGCCCGCCTGGTAGCTCGATTTGGTGACATCTATGCTCAGGAACGCTTGGATGCAGAGACCCTTTTGAGGACATACATCAGTGACACGGAGATGGTGCAGAGGATAATATTCATTGCAGCtgtg GAGTCTTTTCATGCAGCAAAGATGGCCTACAGGCAGTTCAAAGTACGTGTAAGAGAGACTCTGTCTCTAGGTCACTCGGGGCCTGAGTCTCTTGAAGACACTGTCCTGGATTATATAGTTCGCCATGAGGATCTGTATGACGTTCAAGCCAGTGTCAAT GAAGTAATTCGCTCCATGAACATCAACCCAAAGATTTCATTTCCACCAGAAATTGATTTCATTGTGATCAGCACTTTGATTCGAGAGTTGTGCCGTGTGGCTTTTTCAATGCAGACACTCATTCCTCCTCTTGATATTGCTTTTGGTattgatggagaactcttcagTGAGACCAA GTACCATCGTAGTTTTGACTCTGATTTCACAGCTGCCTTGGTGGCCTATCATGTATGGCCTGCTCTGATGGAAAACGATGTTGTAATTGTGAAGGGAGAGGCAGTCACAAAAAGAGGAGCTTTG TGGTCTTGCAGAAGTAGAAGTAGAAGCAGAAGCCGAAGCCGCAGCCGCAGCACCAGTCCTCTTCTGTCTCATCGT TTGTCTCGAAGCCGCAGCCCTTCACCAGTGAGGAGCGGAAGCCCAA GACGTTAA